The Drosophila innubila isolate TH190305 chromosome 2R unlocalized genomic scaffold, UK_Dinn_1.0 1_C_2R, whole genome shotgun sequence DNA window TATGTCACATGCTAAATGAGAATTTAACTCAATTCCTTTCACATTAATTCTAGCGTCTTTCTCTGCGTGTTTGTttgttctgtgtgtgtgtttgtacgGTTTTCGTGTTCCGTTAGATTCCTAAAATTGGTAACGTTGCAATTCTTAACGGAAATTTGGTAAGGCGGCAGCTCAGCTTTCTCAGACATGGCCGACGAGGGTGAGGGAGAGAAGGCCGATAAGAAAATCGTGCACGTCTATCCTCTAGTCAAGGTTGGTTAACTgacattacaaaaaataaagcatgtcctagatttttaatatatatgccTTCGAATAGCACTCGGACATGAAGGAGGAAATGCGTCACGAGGTCATCGAATTAACCGTTGCTGTCTGCGAGAAATATTCTGCTAATTACGAGGTGAGTAACATTATTAAATGATGATAAGCTCATATTATTTCTTATCAACAGTTGGCTGCTAAAACGATCAAGGATACGATGGATAAGAAATTTGGCATCTATTGGCATGTGGTTGTCGGCGAAGGATTCGGCTTTGAGGTGTCCTATGAGACTGAGAACATACTCTATCTATTCTTTGGCGGCAATCTGGCCATTGTGCTCTGGAAATGCTCCTAAAGCaggtcaatcaatcaatcaatcaatgaaTCAACCAACTAACCGAACCAACAGACGTACCtagaaaccaaaaacaaacagataacgaaatttttgtattacttaACTTTAGCATATTGTTAATGTTATGTATTAAGTTGCGCCATTTGATGAAGTGAAGAAGTAAAACGTTGTGCCACGATTTGTGTGTCCTTTGCCATGGCAACTGCTGACATTATTGTTGCCCttaagaccaaaaaaaaatacaaaaaaaaaccacttggttatatgaaaattaattgaaggCTTTATTTGtaaacgacgacgacaaagaCTTTCTTTCCCACACACGTTTCTTGATtataaaaactgtttgtcTGCAACTAAGTataagttttgaaaattgtacaaaatgtTGGATTACGCATAGACATCCTCACGATCAGCACCGGCGCCATCGCCGCCATCCTCAAGATTTGAGAAGAGCAGGAAATGCGATGTGCGATGCAGTTCATGATAGAATTCCTTTGGATTGGCCAACTGCAGTTCGTACTTCATATTGGGATCATGACGCACGCCCATGAAATTGTAATTCCAACTGCTCTGCGCCGGCACCATGAAGAAGCCAAGGAACTTATTCGACAGCAACATTTGTACGCGCTCATAATGCGATGGCAGATAACCTTTGGGATTGTTGCCCTTGTCGGTGTTCTTGGAGCCCCATTCGAAGCCGGACGGCGTCAGTTTGTAGGCGGTCAGGGAACAGGAGCCAGGTGTGAATGAGCAGGTGATGACAATTGTCTTTTCGCCATCCCAATTCGAATTCTCCTGCATGATCTTGGCATGTGTGGTGATATCCTGCGGAGATAGCTGCGGCAATTCGTTCGGTTGCGTGTGTATCCAACCCAATGGTTCCATATCCTTGAGGTACTGATGTGTGGGCAGTGTGTTCGGTAAATTGATCGTCTGATGTGTGCCCCACTGTGGCGGCATAACAATGCAACGAATCTCCTTCACCTGAGGATTATCCGGCGGACTGACGCCGTACAAATAGCCAGCAATTTGAGCGCGCAAATCGGATATGGTAACAAACttctttaaaatgttcttgGGCAGAATGTAAGTGTAGCCGGTCTCCTTGATGTCATCGGAGCTCACGTAGATGTGGTTCGTGCGCAGATGCAGATTCGTGGCGGAAATGGCACGAACTCGCCACTCTGTCTTCGAGCTGAATGTTTGCGTCTCGTAGTTGGACGTGGTCGAGGTGATAATCTCGTCACCGTGCTTATTCGTTGTGCGCGTCGTGGTGGCCGTCAATTGATTCTGTTCCTTGGTCTGCTTCTCGATCTCGGCAATCTGTTGACGCTGTGCGGACGGTGCGCTAATCTCCATGCCGAGTATAATGTCACGGATTTCGGACTGTGTCAGCGAGGCAACATTCACATTGTTCTTCTTGCCATAATCGGCGAGAATGAGATCCTTCAGCTGCACTTCCACCTTGATCCATTCCTCGTCCGTCAATGTTGGCCAAATGTGATGAGCCTCCGTTATGGTTGTTTTGTCTGGC harbors:
- the LOC117785282 gene encoding dynein light chain 4, axonemal gives rise to the protein MADEGEGEKADKKIVHVYPLVKHSDMKEEMRHEVIELTVAVCEKYSANYELAAKTIKDTMDKKFGIYWHVVVGEGFGFEVSYETENILYLFFGGNLAIVLWKCS